CAAGCTGTGTGAAAAACCCTGACCTGAAGTGCGCGCATCTCCGCAAAATTTGGAATTGCTCGACTGATTAGCTGAGCCAAATTTTACGTATGAGCGCAGTTTTCAGTCCTGTTTTTAGTGGTTTAAGCGACCAAAGGAGTTTTCAAAAGCCTGTGCCAAGTGACTTGCTCCCTGATAATTCACACAGAAAGCTGTTAGCAATGTCCATTCATCGCTCATAGCGGAAGTTGGCCTGACGTCAGTCCGCTTTGTGCCGAAGCGGACGTTCTCTTAATTCTGTGTCACGGTTTTTTCAGATAGCCCGTTAGTCAGTTTTGCACTATTCCCGCGCATGATTTCCGGACCACTAACCGTCACCGGAAAATAATTTTATGAGAAAATAACTTTAATACCTCTGGTTGTTGCCTTTTCATATTAGTCAGCGCTAATATAAATCACATTAGCCATGACTGATATGAGTGATATGACTTCTGACCTCCAACCTAAAATCAAATTCCTGCGCGGCGTTGCCGAAAAAACGCGCCTCAGCATTCTTCTGGCACTGCGAGAAGGTGAAAAAACCGTTAATGACATCACCGCACTGACCGGCGGTACCCAGTCAAATATTTCCCAGCATCTTGCCTGCCTGAAAGGCTGCGGCGTTATCAGCCGGCGCCA
The window above is part of the Erwinia pyri genome. Proteins encoded here:
- a CDS encoding ArsR/SmtB family transcription factor; its protein translation is MTSDLQPKIKFLRGVAEKTRLSILLALREGEKTVNDITALTGGTQSNISQHLACLKGCGVISRRQEGKYCYYALSGPHMLDFLNMLDVLMDEIGSDVACCGLNASLVPGETDEQKA